From one Triticum urartu cultivar G1812 chromosome 3, Tu2.1, whole genome shotgun sequence genomic stretch:
- the LOC125548441 gene encoding homeobox-leucine zipper protein HOX3-like: MGATSPSGLELTMAVPGLSSSSGSEGFVCNNNISNNGGGNMRDLDMNQPASGGEEEDFLMGGVEEDEEERGAGGPHRPKKLRLSKEQSRLLEESFRLNHTLSPKQKEALAIKLKLRPRQVEVWFQNRRARTKLKHTEMECEYLKRCFGSLTEENRRLQREVEELRAMRMAPPTVLSPHTRQPLPASALTMCPRCERVTAATCPRITRPAASPFHPRRPSAAF; encoded by the exons ATGGGGGCCACTTCTCCTTCAGGCCTGGAGCTCACCATGGCTGTCCCCGGCCTCAGCTCCTCCTCTGGCTCAG AGGGGTTTGTTTGCAACAACAATATCAGCAACAACGGTGGCGGGAACATGAGGGACCTGGACATGAACCAgccggcgagcggcggcgaggaggaggattTCCTGATGGGCGGCGTggaagaggacgaggaggagCGGGGCGCCGGCGGACCGCACCGCCCAAAGAAGCTCCGCCTCTCCAAGGAGCAGTCCCGCCTCCTCGAGGAGAGCTTCCGCCTCAACCACACCCTCTCACCG AAGCAAAAGGAGGCCTTGGCGATCAAACTGAAGCTGCGGCCCAGGCAGGTGGAGGTCTGGTTTCAGAACCGCAGGGCAAG GACTAAGCTGAAGCACACGGAGATGGAGTGCGAGTACCTGAAACGCTGCTTCGGCTCGCTGACGGAGGAGAACCGCCGCCTGCAGCGGGAGGTGGAGGAGCTGAGGGCGATGCGCATGGCGCCGCCCACGGTGCTCTCGCCGCACACACGCCAGCCACTCCCGGCGTCCGCGCTCACCATGTGCCCCCGCTGCGAGCGCGTCACCGCTGCCACCTGCCCGCGGATCACCCGCCCGGCCGCCTCGCCGTTCCACCCTCGCCGCCCCTCAGCGGCGTTTTAG